The following DNA comes from Enterocloster bolteae.
CGGAGGCGGCGTTGGCCTCGGTGGCTGCGGCGGTCTCACTGGTCCGGGTCCTCCCACTGGTGGTCTGTCCTGATTAGGTCCTGACGGCGGTCTCACTGGCCCTGGCCCCATGGGAGGGCGTTCCGGGCCTGGCCCCATAGGCGGACGTTCCGGACCTGGACCCATAGGCGGCCTGCCTGGATTATTTCCCATGGGTGGTCTTCCTGGGCCCGGACCCATATTAGGTCGTCCACCCATTCTTCCATTTCCCGAAAATCCAGGTTCTCTCCCTCTCATTTCCTGAGTCTCCATTATAATTCCGGACGGGTTCACCACTGATTCCCTATAACCCAGGAACTCATTCTGGCTATTGGAAACAGACTGTTCCTCCAGTGATTCTTCTGTGGTTAAAACCTCAGCATTACCTATGTTTTCAGCCGGAACATTTTCTATGTTCTGCTCCTGCTCCATCACCGGGTCATCATCCTCTGTAAAGAAATCTACATCCAGACGTTTCATATCCTTTTTGAGTTCTGCCATTTCCATCACAGCTTTATCATGCTCTGATATGTTCCACATGCCTCTGACCTTTTCCGCGCCTTCGGATGCAATCACCGTGTCGCAAATTGTATCACAAAGCCGGTTAATCATTATATGGTCAGGATACTCATCATACATGGGGCTGTTTTTATAATCCAATCTGTCGCAAGCTTCTGCCACATACCCCTGTAGAATTCTTATTCCTGACGGATACATGCTTTTCAGGTATTCAATGTCCTGCATCTACTCTCCCTTTTCCAATTTTCTCTTACCAATATCATATGCAGGCCAAATCCATTATGCGCCAACTTTCCGCCTTTTTCCCAAAATAAATAAAAGACCAGATAATTTCCAGTCTTTTACAATTGTTATTGATTTAATTTTTCTTAATATAACCAAGAGCCTGTTCCAATGCCTCCTGTTCCTCATTCCCCAGAACAATATCAGTCTGCCCCATATCCACCACCTTAATATACAGATAACAACCTTCTCTGCTGTGGACACAGTTTAATACGAATCCACTGTTTGTATAATCTAACATGGCAAAGGCAAAACTTAAGTTTCCTCCCATTCCTTTAAAGGCATTATACTTGACAAGCCCATATTTTTGGAATGAGGCTCTCTGATTCCGGTTCAATGTTCGGATGGAATCCTTATTTGACCTGTCTTCGGCCCTTAAATCCCTGATTTCTTCAATCTGGTCCAGAATGACATCTTCCAGAGTTTCTGCATCTTTTCCTCTCATAAAATAGTCATATTGGCGATCCAGCCTTCTCACTTTTGTCATTGTTGTAATCGTCAATATCAGCAACAGAACCACTAATATCAATAATCCCGCTATTATGTATGCAGGATCAAAGGGAATTTGATTTAAGATGCTGTTCTCCATATAATATCCATCTCTCCTTTGTACCTAGCGAATTGATTCTATCATTTCTACAATCCGCTCTAATTCTGCTTCTGAATAATATTCAATTTCAATGCGTCCTTTATTTTTATCCTTGTTGTGGATACTGACCTTTGTACCCATGACGCTTTTCATACGTTCTTCCAAGCTCTGATATATCAAAGCCAGGGCTTCATCCTTATTTTTATCCTTCTTCTCTTCCCCGTTCTCCGCTTCTTTTGCAAGGCGCTTTACAAGGCGCTCTGTTTCTCTGACACTGAGCGATTCGTCCAATATCATCTTTGCTGCCTTCAGCTGAAGTCCTTTATCCTCTAAAGACAATAAAGCTCTTGCATGACCGCTGGAAATAAGATTCTGAATCAGCATTTCCTGTATCTGTCCGTCCAATTTTAAAAGACGCATGGAATTGGTAATGGTAGCCCTGTTCTTTGATACTCTGGCTGCTATTTCCTCCTGAGTCAACTTGAATTCTGTTACCAGACGCTGATAAGCCAATGCCTCTTCAATGGGATTCAGGTCAGATCTCTGCACATTTTCAATCAGTGCTATCTCCATGCTTTCCTGCTTATTGTACTCCCGTAACACAACAGGTATTTCCTTTAATCCGGCTATTTTGGCAGCACGCCACCTGCGTTCCCCGGCGATAATCTCATAAAATGTCCCCTTTTTCTGAACTAAAAGGGGCTGCAAAATACCGTATCGTTTGATGGAATCAGCCAGCTCAGCCAGCTGTTCTTCATTGAAATCTTTTCTGGGCTGTTCTCTATTAGGTTCAATCAAAGCCATCTTTACCATCAACTCACCGCTTTTGCCATCCCCGTTATCCGTCACAGCCGCTTTTGCTTTTGCAATCTCTTCTTCACTTTCCTTTATAACATCTTCTCCAAAGATGGCTCCCAATCCTTTACCCAATCCTTTTTTAGCCATTACAATTCTTCTCCTCTGCTCATTACTTCTGCCGCAAGCATCCTGTAGCTCTCAGCCCCCGTTGATCTGGAATCGTAAAGATTAATAGACATACCGTGGCTGGGTGCCTCAGCCAGACGTACATTTCTCGGTATAATGGTTTTATAAATTGTTCTGTTCAAACTGCTCTTAACACTTTCCACTACTTCCAGTGAAAGATTTGTCCTTGCATCATACATGGTAAAGACCACGCCTTCCAATTCCAACTCCGGATTCAACTTTCTTTTAACCAGGTCCACTGTTTTTAATACCTGATTAAGTCCCTCCAAGGCATAGTACTCACACTGTATAGGAACCAGTACAGTATCTGCTGCCGTCAGTGCGTTAATGGTCAATATATTTAGAGATGGGGGACAATCAATGATGATGAAATCATATGTATCACGAACTTGATTTAGACAGCTGCTCAGAAGTTTTTCCTTATCCTCGACTTCCTGAAATTCAATCTCCGCTCCTGCCAGGTTCATATCAGATGGAAGCACATCCAGATTTGGCTGTATTTCCTTAATAATACATTCATTTACAGATGCCTCTTCAATCATCATATCATAAACTGTTTTATCAAAATCTTCCTGTTCCAGCCCCAAACCGCTGCTGGCATTTCCCTGGGGATCAAAATCCACCAGCATAACATGTTGTCCTGCTTCAGCCAAACAGGCGGAAAGATTAATGGCCGTAGTAGTCTTACCTACCCCGCCCTTCTGGTTGGCTATTGTTATGATTCGTCCCATATGTATAAATTCCTTTCTCGAAAAAACAAACCTTTCTTCGATTACTTTTACGATTATAACACAAGTCCTATTCTTTTCCTACGGAAAATTAGGAGAAAAGGAGAATTTTCATGTTTTATACAAAAAAATGTTTCACGTGAAACATTTTTAAGGCAGAAAATTGGGCATCCTAATCCTGTAGTGTCTTAATAATAATTTAATCCTCTAACCGTTGTAATAGCCCCCAGCTTGTATTATAATGGAGAAGAATCAAAAAACCGGTTATATAATATGTAATTTCAGGAGACTATTGAATGAAAACCAGGAATAAATTACTGACCTTACTTATACTGTCATCCGGAGCTGCTGCTGCTACTGCTCTGATTAACAAAGCGATAAAACTTTCGGCAACGTCCCGAAATGTATTGGAAGAACCAGAGGCATTGTGTTATAAGTGGCGTTTAGGAAATATACATTATACTAAGACCGGAACAGGTAAACCGATTCTGTTGGTACACGACCTTGCTCCTGCTTCCAGTGGGTATGAATGGAAGAATCTGGTAGGTAAACTTGCGGAAACTTATACTGTCTATACCATTGACTTGCTTGGTTTTGGTCGATCAGAAAAACCCAATCTTACCTATACCAATTATCTGTATGTGCAGCTTCTCTCTGATTTCATAAAATCAGAGATAGGACACAGGACGGATATAATTGCCAGTGGTTCCTCTGCTGCATTGGGTATCATGGCTTGCAGCAACAGTCCTGAATTATTCAATCAGCTGTTATTTATAAATCCAGAGAGCCTCCTCTCCTGCAGTCAGGTGCCCGGTAAGAATGCAAAGCTTTATAAAATAATTTTGGATTTACCGATTGCCGGAACTTTAATATATAATATAGCCTGCAGTAAACAGTTCATAACAAAGGAATTTTTAACTAATTACTATTATAATCCTTACTCAGTAAAGACCCGTGTAATTGATGCATATCACGAATCAGCCCATTTAGGAGAATCTCCCAAGTCCGTCTATGCCAGCTTAAAATGTAATTATGTTAAATGCAATATTGCAGCTGCTTTAAAGAAAATTGATAACAGCATATATCTGTTAGGCGGAGGTGCCATAGATGACATAGGCGAATGTATGGAAGAATATAAAGAATACAACCCTGCTGTTGAATATGCTGATGTCCCCAACACAAAGTTACTTCCTCATTTAGAAAAACCTGCAGAAGTATTTGATATGATTCAAACCTATTTATCTTAAAATATAAAATGTTTCACGTGAAACATACGGTTCGGACATCTACTCCGAACCGTTTTTACTACCACCTCTGTACAATAAAATAAATTATTTAACTGTATATATAAGAAAGGAAAATACAATATGCTGCGAATTGGTTGTCATCTATCCTCATCAAAGGGATATCGAGCTATGGCAAAAGATGCAAAAAAGATAAATGCAAATACATTTCAGTTCTTTACCCGTAATCCACGCGGAGGAAATGCAAAAGCCATAGATGAAAACGATGTAAAAGTTTTTTTAACGGAAGTCCAGTCTTTGGACATTACTCCAATATTAGCCCATGCACCTTACACACTAAACGCCTGCTCGGCTGATCCTAAATTAAGAAACTTTGCCAAACGAACCATGGCGGATGATTTAGTTAGGATGGAGTATACACCTGGAAATATGTATAATTTTCATCCGGGAAGCCATGTAAAACAAGGAACTGAAATTGGCATACAATTTATTGCAGAAATGCTCAATGAAATTCTTTCTCCGGCACAGACCACTACTGTTTTGCTGGAAACAATGGCGGGAAAAGGCAGTGAAGTAGGTGGGGCTTTTGAAGAATTGCGGCAGATTCTTGATTTAGTTGAATTAAAAAGTCATATGGGTGTTTGTCTTGATACCTGTCATATATGGGACGGGGGATATGATATAGTCAATCACTTAGACGATATATTGACAGAGTTTGATAATAAAATCGGGTTAAAATGTTTAAAGGCCATACACTTAAACGACAGCCAGAACCCAATAGGCGCTCATAAAGACAGACATGCAAAATTAGGTGAAGGCTATATAGGATTAGACACATTTAAACGAATTGTCACACATCCTGAATTGAGACATCTTCCATTCTTTTTAGAGACTCCTAATGATTTGGATGGATATGCACATGAAATACAAATGATGCGTGAGGCGGCAGATTAACTCTAGTTAATCAGATATTTTGAGTGCGTGACTTCTTCATGTACAAATATAAATGAAGTAATAAGAAGGCATACGATGTATTTTGCCTTCTTATTTTTATATTCAATTATATTTAAAAGTTTTATATGTATATTAAATATTAATAGATGTTTATTACCTATTAAAAGTGAGATGACACATTTATATTAATTACGGTATTATGCTGACTAATGTATTGTATTAACTAATACATTTTATCGCATAATATATAGCATTATCTAACCTATTATGTAGGATAATGCATTATGTTTAATAACCTATTATGGCCCAACGCATTATACTAAATAACTCATTACATGCCCAATGCATTATATTGAATAGCTCATTACATGCCCAACGCATTATACTGAACAACTCATTACATGCCCAATGCATTATATTGAATAACTCATTACATAGCCAACGCATTATATTGAATAACTCATTATAAGGCCAACGCATTATAATGAATAACTCATTACATGCCCAATGCATTATATTAAATAACACATTACATGCCCAACGCATTATACTGAATAACTCAGTATATAACCAATGCATTATACTGAATAACTTATTATAGTGAATAATGTATTATGTTGACTGTCCCATCATATTACTCAATATATTAAACTCAATAACTTATTGTAATGTGGAACCAATCATATAGATTAATGCATTATGTTAATTATACAATTATACTAACTAACCTATTATTCTGACTAATCCAAGATACTGAATAACTCACTACTCTGACTAACCCATGATACTGAATAACTCACTACTCTGACTAATCCAAGATACTGAATAACTCATTATTCTAACTAAAACACCTTATATTATTTAACGCAATAAGTTCCTTCTCACATTTTGTCATCTAATAAATTATATAATTTAATGCATCATATAACTTAGTAAATCCTATTACTTCATATACGCTCTTCCATCTTTTCAATTTTTCATCCCCTATATAATAACAAAAAAATATCTATGAGTTTTTATTACACTTAAAATTAAAAACAATTAAATCTATACAAGCTTATAACAATAATAAATTCAGTCAAGAAAAAGGGAATGTTTCACGTGAAACATTCCCACATCCACTTCTATCCCAAAGGCTCCTTAGTTGGCATTCCTGCCTTCCTTGGATACTTTTTAGAAATCCCTTTCACCTTCTTTATTACCACCAAAGATCTGGAAGCATCTGTACCGGGCAGCATAAATTTATCTACAAATTCTAGTTCTCCTCCCAATATTCCAACCGCACTGCCGGCAGACTTCAGCTCATCTTCTATCTCGCCGGATTTATAAGGAACAAAGAAACCGCCAATCTTCACAAAGGGCATACAATACTCAGACAGAGAAGCCAAATTTGCCACAGCCCTGGACACGCACAAATCATACATTTCCCTGTGCTCTTTCTGCCTTCCTATATCCTCAGCTCTCCCATGAATAAATTCCACGTTTTTTAATTCCAAGGCATCACAGACTTCCTCCAGAAATTTAACTCTCTTATTCAAGGAATCCAGCAAGGTAAGTTTTATTCCCGGAAAAGCTATTTTAAGGGGTATACCTGGAAATCCTGCGCCTGTTCCTACATCAATAACCGACTTTCCCTCCAACAGTTCTTCCTCATACACTCTGCTGCCGTCACACCCATCACCGGAATCCATCACCCGTTTCAACACCCTAAACAGTGACAGGCTGTCACTAAAATGTTTGGATACTACGTCTGTCTCATCTGTTATGGCTGTCAGGTTCATAACCTTATTCTTTTCCACCAGCATTTCATAATAAGTAAAAAACTGCTCCAATTGCTTCTCACTTAATTTTATCCCCAGAAGGCCAAGCTCCCGGTCCATCTGCTGTCTAAATGTATCTGTCATATCAGACCCTCTCACTGTTTTCTTGTAAAATGCACCAGCAGAACAGATATGTCCGCCGGTGATACACCTGATATACGGGATGCCTGTCCAATGGTTGCCGGCTGTACTTTGTTCAGCTTCTGAACTGCCTCCCTGCGAAGGCTGTTTACCTCTGAATAGTCAAAGTCCTCGGGCAGCTTCTTATCCTCCAGCTTCTTAAACTGTGCCACCTGCTGCATCTGACGCTTTATATATCCTTCATACTTAATCTCAATATTAACCTGTTCTCTGACATCATCAGGAAGTTCAGGCCTGCCTTCATCCAGTTCCGCCAGTTTAACATAATCCAATTCCGGCCTCTTGACCAGCTCTGCCAGCGTTATTCCGGACTTCAATAAGGTGCTTCCATAATTTTCCAAAAACATTTGTACCCGATCACTTACACCTATAACAGTCTTTTCCAGCCGTTTGATCTCTGACTGTATATCATCCATCTTCCTTAAAAGATGCTCATACTCTTCATCACATACCAGGCCGATTTCATGACCGATTTTTCTGAGTCTTATATCTGCATTGTCCTGGCGCAGCAAAAGCCTGTACTCTGCCCTGGAAGTCATCATCCGGTAAGGTTCATGGTTTTCCTTTGTTACCAGATCATCAATCAGAACCCCTATATATGCCTGTGAACGGTCCAGAACCACAGCCTCCTGTCCACGTATCTTCATCACTGCATTCACACCAGCCATGAACCCCTGGACGGCCGCCTCCTCATACCCTGAGCTTCCGTTAAACTGCCCGCCTGCAAACAGGCCCGAAATCTTCTTAAACTCCAGAGTCGGCTTAAGCTGGAGAGCGTTAATACAGTCATATTCAATGGCATAGGCATTTCTCACTATCTTTACCTTTTCAAGTCCCGGAACCGTACGGTACATTGCATACTGTACATCCTCCGGCAGTGAACTGCTCATGCCTCCCAGATACATCTCATTGGTGTAAAGGCCCTCCGGCTCCACAAATACCTGATGACGGTTCTTATCCGGGAATTTAACCACCTTATCCTCAATGGAAGGACAATACCTTGGTCCGGTTCCCTCAATGGCCCCTGAAAACAGAGGTGAACGGTCCAGATTATCCTTGATGATACGATGGGTATTTTCATTGGTATAAGTCAGCCAGCAGGAAACCTGGTCTTTCTGGATTTCATCCGGATTCGTTGAAAATGAAAACGGCACAATCCTGAGGTCGCCAAACTGCTCTTCCATTTTAGAAAAATCAATGCTTTTTTTATCCACCCTGGCCGGCGTCCCTGTCTTGAACCGGAACATCTCAATTCCATGTTCCCTCAAAGAATCCGTAAGATGGTTGGCTGCCTGAAGGCCGTTAGGCCCTGTAGGATTGCTCACATCCCCATAGATACACCTGGCTTTCAGATACGTTCCCGTGCACAGTATCACGGCCTTTGCGTAATACACTGCGCCGGAAAATGTCTTTACTCCCCTGATTTTACCATCCTCCGCCATAATTTCAGACACTTCCGCCTGACGTATGGTGAGATGTTCTGTGTTTTCCAGGGTCCTTCTCATATGCCTGCTGTAATCCTGCTTGTCAGCCTGAGCCCGCAGGGAATGAACAGCCGGTCCCTTGGATTCATTAAGCATCTTGGACTGTATGAAGGTCTTGTCTATATTCTTCCCCATCTCTCCGCCCAGCGCATCTAACTCCCTGACCAGATGCCCCTTGGAGCTTCCTCCTATATTAGGGTTACAGGGCATCAGCGCTATGCTGTCCACGCTGACAGTAAACATAATCGTTTCCATACCCAGTCTTGCACTGGCCAGAGCGGCCTCACATCCTGCATGGCCGGCTCCGACAATCACCACATCGTATGTTTCTTCTAAATAAGGTATCATTCCGCGTTCCTCTTCCATATTAAATTTCCCTATTTACCCATACAGAATTTTGCAAATATCTCATTGACAACATCATCATCCACTGCCTCCCCGATAATGAAACCCAGCTGTTCATATGCATTCATCAGGTCAATGGAATAAAAATCCTCTGGCATGCTGTCCTCAACGCTTCCCTTTACCATCAGCAGACTCTCCAGACACTGCTCCAGGGCTTCCTTATGACGCGCATTTGTAATATAAACCTGGTCGTTAAAAGACAGGTCGCCGTGATAAAAGAGCTTCTTGATTTCCTGCTCCAGCAGCTCGATTCCCTGTTCTTCTTTAGCAGAAACAGGGAGCACCTTATGTCCGCAAATCTGTTCCAGCTCGGCCGTACCCACTTCCAAATCCAAATCCGATTTGTTCAGCAATACAATGGTTTTTCTGTCCCGGATAAATTCTATTATTTCCCTGTCGCTTTCATCCAAGGGCCTGGAACCATCCACCACATAGATAATTAAATCAGCGTCCCTGGCTGCTTTCATCGCCCGGTCCACACCGATTTTCTCCACCACATCCTCTGTATCCCTGATTCCCGCCGTATCCACCACATTAAGACTGATTCCCTGCAAATAAATATGCTCTTCCAGGGTATCCCTGGTAGTTCCCGCAATTTCAGTAACAATGGCCCTCTCCTCTCCCAAAAGCACATTCATCAGAGAGGATTTACCTGCATTGGGCTTACCCAGTATAACTGTCTTTACCCCTTCGGACATAACCCTTCCGTCATCCGCAGACAGGAGCAGCTTCCTCACCTCACCAATCATAGGCACCAGATCATCCATCAGCCGGCTCCCATATCCATCCAGTGATATATGTTCCGGATCATCCAGAGCTGATTCGATAAAAGCTATCTGATACAGTATCCGGCTGCGCAGTTCCTTAATTTTAGCGGACACTGAACCGCTCAGCTGGCTCACAGAGCTTTTTAACGCATATTCATTGGTGGCGTGAATCACATCTGCCACCGCCTCGGCCTGTGACAAATCCAGCCTTCCATTTAAGAAAGCCCTCTTTGTAAACTCTCCCGGTTCCGCTGTTCTGGCTCCTGCGTGAAGAACAGTCTCCAGAATCCGCCTGACCATAAGCACTCCCCCATGGCAGTCAATCTCCACCGTATCCTCAGCCGTATAGCTGTGGGGCCCCTTCATGATAATGACCAGGGCCTCGTCCACCTTCTCATCACCGTCATATATATACCCATAATGGACTGTGTGGGACTGGGAAAGGCTCAGTCTGACCCTCTCCCCCTTTCTGTTCCGGAATATGGAATCAATCACGGAAAACGCCTGCTCTCCGCTGATTCTCACGATTCCGATTCCTGAATTGCTCATACCTGTAGCTATAGCCGCTATCGTATCTGTCTTCATAGGCTCTCCTCACAATAGAGCAAAAAGGCCGTCGCTTCAGCAACAGCCTCTTAACCTGTTTCATTACTGCCTGCATCCGATCAACCACGGATGGGCTTATTCTTCTTCACCGGCAGCAGTCTCTGCTGATGCATCTGAACCTGTCTGAGATGCACTGTTTCCATTGGTGCGGCGGTTATTCCTATATCCGCCGGAACGGTCGGAACGCTCAAAACGTCCCCCTTTATTTCTGTCATAGCGTCCTTTACGGTCGCCGGACGCTGCCTCCTTCTTAAGGGCAATCACCACATGGCGGAAGGGCTCTTCCCCTTCGCTTCTGGTGGTAACATACTTATCATTCTGAAGAGCCGCATGAATGATTCTTCTCTCATAAGGATTCATAGGTTCAAGGGATACCGGTCTCTTGGTTCTCTTAACCTTATAGGCAATGTTCTTAGCCAGGGTCTCCAGGGTTTCCTTCCTTCTCTCACGGTAATTCTCAGTATCCAGCTTCACCCTGAGATATCCTTCTGTTCCCTTGTTCACAATCAGGCTCACCAGATACTGGAGAGAATCCAGGGTCTGCCCCCTCTTGCCAATGAGGATCCCCATGTCCTCGCCTTCCAGGTTTAAGGACAGCTCCTGCTCCTCCTGGTTATATGCAGCTGTAATATTCACCTGCATATTCATTGCCCCAAAAATCTGAGACAGGAAATCCATGGCCTTATCCTCAATGGACTCTTTTTTCTTAGCACGAATAATGGCAGGTTTTGCGCCGATACCAAGGAATCCTGTACTTCCTTTATCAACTACTTCATATTCCAGTTTGTCGCTGGTGGTTTCAAGTTCGATTAACGCCTTTGTAACTGCTTCGTCCACTGTCTTGGCAGTAACTGTAATCATATCCATACAAAACCCTCCTACTTTTTACCCTTCTCATGCTTCTCATTATACTTGGAAACCATGTTAGCCTTAGCCGCCAGACTTCCAGGCTTGGCATTATCATTATAGTACTTGGTAGACTCCTCAACAATAGACTTGGTCTTAGCGATCTTAGCCATCTGGGCCTGCTCTGCCTTTTCTTCCTTTGCCTCAATCTTCTTGAGCATCTCGTCTACATTGCCCACTTTTGTAGGAGGAAGGCCTTTCTTTGCGCGCTTCTTGTTCGTCTTTTCAATGTTCTTCTGAACCAGGTCGTCAATGTCAACCTTATTAAGATAAGAATTGATTCCCACCTGCTGGATAATGGTAAATACACTCTGTGCAACCCAGTAAAGTCCGATACCGGATGCAAATGAGAAACAGAAGAATACGGACATTAAAGGCATGGTCACATTCATGCTCTTCATCATGTTTGCGCCCGGAGCATCTTCAGACTGCTGGGGCTGGTTGGCTGTCATCAGCTTGGTGCTGTACCACTGGCTTAAACCTGCTAACAGCGGAATGCACAGTGCTGCAAAGGCAGTCATCAGAGTGGTGTTGTCAACCTTATTAAAATAGTTCATGATAACCTGCAGGGGTGTGTATGCAATATTCAGACCAAAGAAGTTCTGCATATTCTCAATGGCATCCACCACTCTCACGCCGGTTTCCGTAACTGCCTGTCCCACGGAAGAAAAGGCATTGACCAGTGAATCCCACTGCTGTCCTGTCAGCTTATATAATAAATCAATGACTGTGTTTACATTGGTATAGTCAAATCTCTCACCCACCATCTTGTGGGCCTGTGCCAGGTCTGTAAATGCCTGGGATGCTTCATATCCGCTGGGAAGCTTGCTTACCACTGCTTCATAATATACCCTTACGGACTGTACATATGCAGGAATATTGTATATGACGCGGTACAACGCGAAAATAATAGGCATCTGGATCAGAAGAGGAAGACATCCGCCTGTCATGGATGTGCCGTACTTCTCATAAACCGCCTTGATTTCAGTCTGCATCATCATGGCGTACTTCTGGTCGCTTTCCTTGCCCTTGTACTTCTTCTGAATGGCTGTAATTTCGGGCTGCATGACTGCCATGAGTTTTGATGATTTCTGCTGCTTAATGGTAAGAGGTATCATCAGCACCTTGGTTACCAGGGTAAATAAAATGATACATAAACCGATATTTAATATTCCGAAGGTACTGGTAAAACGGAACAATAAGTCCATGATCCACCCCAGGATATCAGCTATCGGCCCCAGAATACCTCCTGTTTTTGTCAATAATACTGCGCCAGCTATACTGTTCAATACACTACCTCCTTCGATCTACGGAACTGGATCATAACCGCCTTCTGCAAATGGGTGACACCGGAGTATCCTCTTGCAGGCCAACCATGTACCCTTTAACGCACCATACTTTTTTAATGCTTCAATGGCGTATTGAGAGCATGTAGGTGTGTAAATACAGTGAGTTCTTACTTTAAGGGGCGACAGAAACTTCTGGTATCCCCTTACCAACAAAATCAGACATCTTGCCATAATCACTTCACTTCGATTCTTTTAAAATGTGATGCAGTCCGCACAGGTGCAGGTAAGCACCCTCCAAATGTTTGTAATCCGATTGTCTGGCAGCGCCTCTGGCTACCAGGATGATGTTTAACCCAGTCTTTATTCTATTATTGTTTAAACGGAAAATCTCTCTTAAAAGCCTTGTTATATGATGGCGGACAACACTGTTGCCCACTTTTTTGCTCACAGATATGCCAATGCGGTTTTCATCTTCCCCGGTTTTCATCACATACATCACCAGCAGTCTGTTCGCATAGGAAGTTCCATTCCTGTATATCACCTGGAACTCACTGTTCTTCTTAACGGAAGGAAATCGTTTCATCCGAAACTCCTTACAATCAGGTTGTCAAAACACTCCCCTTTTTCCGGGAAGGTAAGAAAAGAAAAGGCCACATGATGCTGTGGCCCGTAGTTCTTTTGCTTTAAGCTTGAAACAATTAAGCAGATAATTTTGCTCTACCTTTAGCTCTTCTGGCAGCAATAACTTTTCTACCGCCTGCAGTCTTCATTCTTGCTCTAAAGCCATGAACTTTCGCTCTCTGTCTCTTCTTGGGCTGAAATGTCATCTTCATATCCGGGCACCTCCTATCAAAATTATGTGGCAATGTGAAAACACACATTTAGACTAGTATAATTAAACATCTTCTCAATTATATAGAAGAAATCCGCCTTCGTCAAGCGGATTTTCTCAAAAAATCAACAAAAA
Coding sequences within:
- a CDS encoding DUF4446 family protein is translated as MENSILNQIPFDPAYIIAGLLILVVLLLILTITTMTKVRRLDRQYDYFMRGKDAETLEDVILDQIEEIRDLRAEDRSNKDSIRTLNRNQRASFQKYGLVKYNAFKGMGGNLSFAFAMLDYTNSGFVLNCVHSREGCYLYIKVVDMGQTDIVLGNEEQEALEQALGYIKKN
- a CDS encoding ParB/RepB/Spo0J family partition protein yields the protein MAKKGLGKGLGAIFGEDVIKESEEEIAKAKAAVTDNGDGKSGELMVKMALIEPNREQPRKDFNEEQLAELADSIKRYGILQPLLVQKKGTFYEIIAGERRWRAAKIAGLKEIPVVLREYNKQESMEIALIENVQRSDLNPIEEALAYQRLVTEFKLTQEEIAARVSKNRATITNSMRLLKLDGQIQEMLIQNLISSGHARALLSLEDKGLQLKAAKMILDESLSVRETERLVKRLAKEAENGEEKKDKNKDEALALIYQSLEERMKSVMGTKVSIHNKDKNKGRIEIEYYSEAELERIVEMIESIR
- a CDS encoding ParA family protein, with protein sequence MGRIITIANQKGGVGKTTTAINLSACLAEAGQHVMLVDFDPQGNASSGLGLEQEDFDKTVYDMMIEEASVNECIIKEIQPNLDVLPSDMNLAGAEIEFQEVEDKEKLLSSCLNQVRDTYDFIIIDCPPSLNILTINALTAADTVLVPIQCEYYALEGLNQVLKTVDLVKRKLNPELELEGVVFTMYDARTNLSLEVVESVKSSLNRTIYKTIIPRNVRLAEAPSHGMSINLYDSRSTGAESYRMLAAEVMSRGEEL
- a CDS encoding alpha/beta fold hydrolase; this translates as MKTRNKLLTLLILSSGAAAATALINKAIKLSATSRNVLEEPEALCYKWRLGNIHYTKTGTGKPILLVHDLAPASSGYEWKNLVGKLAETYTVYTIDLLGFGRSEKPNLTYTNYLYVQLLSDFIKSEIGHRTDIIASGSSAALGIMACSNSPELFNQLLFINPESLLSCSQVPGKNAKLYKIILDLPIAGTLIYNIACSKQFITKEFLTNYYYNPYSVKTRVIDAYHESAHLGESPKSVYASLKCNYVKCNIAAALKKIDNSIYLLGGGAIDDIGECMEEYKEYNPAVEYADVPNTKLLPHLEKPAEVFDMIQTYLS
- a CDS encoding deoxyribonuclease IV, with protein sequence MLRIGCHLSSSKGYRAMAKDAKKINANTFQFFTRNPRGGNAKAIDENDVKVFLTEVQSLDITPILAHAPYTLNACSADPKLRNFAKRTMADDLVRMEYTPGNMYNFHPGSHVKQGTEIGIQFIAEMLNEILSPAQTTTVLLETMAGKGSEVGGAFEELRQILDLVELKSHMGVCLDTCHIWDGGYDIVNHLDDILTEFDNKIGLKCLKAIHLNDSQNPIGAHKDRHAKLGEGYIGLDTFKRIVTHPELRHLPFFLETPNDLDGYAHEIQMMREAAD
- the rsmG gene encoding 16S rRNA (guanine(527)-N(7))-methyltransferase RsmG; translation: MTDTFRQQMDRELGLLGIKLSEKQLEQFFTYYEMLVEKNKVMNLTAITDETDVVSKHFSDSLSLFRVLKRVMDSGDGCDGSRVYEEELLEGKSVIDVGTGAGFPGIPLKIAFPGIKLTLLDSLNKRVKFLEEVCDALELKNVEFIHGRAEDIGRQKEHREMYDLCVSRAVANLASLSEYCMPFVKIGGFFVPYKSGEIEDELKSAGSAVGILGGELEFVDKFMLPGTDASRSLVVIKKVKGISKKYPRKAGMPTKEPLG